The Raphanus sativus cultivar WK10039 chromosome 2, ASM80110v3, whole genome shotgun sequence genome includes a region encoding these proteins:
- the LOC108842721 gene encoding helicase and polymerase-containing protein TEBICHI isoform X1 produces the protein MDSDSSRSRIDQFYVSKKRKHLSPNLKSGRNEKNVKVAGERSPGDKGTLDSYLKPSLDDKSTSNSVLQSRQEAFTKKLDLEVSVHPRLPKPVSAESSRGAEGCLNLGGSQVLTKEGVSTTENHAPDVLLCANQKDNSELRDFATGFLSLYCSEVRSVVGSPPHQKANELKRCGSSSLLAQDMQVSHKRRCDSGNIPSLDEPAYSLGSKPDSIASIVDRRDKSVSHPTKKIPSNESVQIPMGLRKCTKAPEPSALLTECRTPGSAVKSCHVGTPKSGSGSSIFSPGDSFWNEAIQFADGLSVPTQNSGSVEANDRNKEDNCSDNLKRSLDLDESRVKDKDAIGYSKVAEKHGRDFNKEVSPLPVKNLELLFQDKKANGSTREQCASFDQNNSTRGSSRISQSVLVDNRGCGSLANNGQANKNLVGRMYPEREENKVVVCEENYRVRSVPAISNMRKSADSSESEESQTPSSHHSKDGLSLSTWLPSEVCSVYNKKGISKLYPWQVECLQVEGVLQKRNLVYCASTSAGKSFVAEVLMLRRVITTGKMALLVLPYVSICAEKAEHLEVLLEPLGKHVRSYYGNQGGATLPKGTAVAVCTIEKANSLINRLLEEGRLSELGIIIIDELHMVGDQHRGYLLELMLTKLRYAAGEGSSESSSGESSGSSSGKNDPAHGLQIVGMSATMPNVGAVADWLQAALYQTEFRPVPLEEYIKVGNNIYNKKMEVVRTLPKAADMGGKDPDHIIELCNEIVQEGNSVLIFCSSRKGCESTARHIAKLIKKVLIDVDGENSEYMDITSAIDALRRSPSGVDPVLEETLPFGVAYHHAGLTVEEREIVETCYRKGLVRVLTATSTLAAGVNLPARRVIFRQPMIGRNFLDGTRYKQMAGRAGRTGIDTKGESVLICKPGELKRIMALLNESCPPLESCLSEDKNGMTHAILEVVAGGIVQTAKDIHRYVRCTLLNSTKPFQDVVRSAQDSLRWLCHRKFLEWNEETKLYTTTPLGRGAFGSSLCPEESLIVLDDLLRSREGLVMASDLHLVYLVTPINVGVEPNWELYYERFMELSPLEQSVGNRVGVVEPFLMRMAHGATVRTLNKPQDVKKNLRGEYDNRHGSTSSKMLSDEQMLRVCKRFFVALILSKLVQEASVSEVCEAFKVARGMVQALQENAGRFCSMVSVFCERLGWHDLEGLVAKLQNRVSFGVRAEIVELTSIPYIKGSRARALYKAGLRTSQAIAEASIPEIVKALFESSAWAAEGTGQKRIQLGLAKKIKNGARKIVLEKAEEARAAAFSAFKSLGLDVHGLSNPLPLAPTGNPNGQETIERDISGGSVSPSRLQHFPGQSSLEGDMERGNFDKDNHREKPREVSGAALGVSSEVNLSAPLPDFQPIGSTVGTVGPHAVSILSSDDRDIKNKDNAEQKLTRNAADIPLSNKDNAGEKGPITAGNIRGGFDSFLELWESAGEFFFDIHYNKLQGLNSRISYEIHGIAVCWDSSPVYYVNLNKDLLSQECAEKLSKDVAIGKKEVLGTHDMFDVIKSRWNRISNIMGNEKTRKFTWNLKVQIQVLKSPAISIQRCTRLNLSEGIRDLELVDGSWLVMPPLRVNHTIDMSIVTWILWPDEERHSNPNIDKEVKKRLSPDAAEAANRSGRWRNQIRRVAHNGCCRRAAQTRALCSALWKILVSEELLEALTTTEMPLVNVLADMELWGIGVDIEGCLRARNILRDKLRSLEKKAFELAGMPFSLHNPADIANVLFKQLKLPIPETHNEGKLHPSTDKQCLDLLRNEHPIVPIIKEHRTLAKLLNCTLGSICSLAKLRLSTQRYTLHGHWLQTSTATGRLSIEEPNLQSVEHEVEFILDKNGNEVNSDADCYKVNARDFFVPTQENWLLLTADYSQIELRLMAHFSRDSSLIAQLSQPEGDVFTMIAAKWTGKAEESVSPHDRDQTKRLIYGILYGMGANRLAEQLECSSDEAKEKIRSFKSSFPAVTSWLNETVSFCQEKGYIQTLKGRRRFLSKIKFGNAKEKSKAQRQAVNSVCQGSAADIIKIAMINIYSAISEDNDTAASSSSTETRSHMLKGRCRILLQVHDELVLEVDPCYVKEAAMLLQSSMENAVSLLVPLHVKLKVGKTWGSLEPLQG, from the exons ATGGACTCGGATTCCTCGAGATCGCGGATTGACCAG TTCTATGTTTCGAAGAAGAGGAAACACCTTTCACCTAATTTGAAGTCCGGGAGAAACGAGAAAAATGTGAAGGTGGCTGGTGAAAGGTCTCCTGGAGACAAAGGCACTTTGGACAGTTACTTGAAACCATCCCTGGATGACAAGAGCACTTCCAATAGTGTGTTGCAGTCAAGGCAGGAAGCTTTTACAAAGAAATTGGATCTGGAGGTTTCTGTACATCCACGCCTGCCTAAACCTGTAAGTGCTGAGAGTTCTAGAGGAGCTGAAGGGTGTCTGAACCTGGGCGGATCTCAAGTGTTAACTAAAGAAGGTGTTTCTACAACCGAGAATCATGCACCAGATGTTTTGCTCTGTGCCAACCAGAAAGATAATTCAGAACTAAGAGACTTTGCTACTGGTTTTTTGTCCTTGTATTGTAG TGAAGTGCGGTCTGTTGTTGGTTCACCTCCACATCAGAAAGCAAACGAATTGAAGCGTTGCGGCAGTTCATCGTTACTTGCTCAAGATATGCAAGTTTCTCACAAGAGGCGTTGTGATTCCGGAAATATACCATCACTAGATGAACCTGCATATTCTCTCGGTAGTAAGCCTGATTCAATTGCTAGTATTGTTGATAGAAGAGATAAATCTGTTTCACACCCTACGAAGAAG ATTCCAAGCAATGAGTCTGTTCAAATTCCAATGGGCTTGAGGAAGTGTACTAAGGCACCAGAACCATCTGCTCTTCTAACTGAATGCCGCACGCCTGGATCAGCCGTTAAATCATGTCATGTTGGAACACCTAAGTCGGGAAGTGGTAGCTCAATTTTCTCTCCTGGAGATTCTTTCTGGAATGAAGCAATTCAATTTGCTGATGGTTTGTCAGTGCCAACTCAGAACTCTGGTTCTGTAGAAGCTAACGACAGAAACAAAGAAGATAACTGCAGTGACAACTTAAAGAGAAGTTTAGATTTGGATGAAAGCAGagtaaaagataaagatgccaTTGGCTATTCAAAGGTCGCGGAGAAGCATGGGAGAGATTTCAATAAAGAAGTATCTCCGCTCCCTGTCAAAAACCTGGAACTTTTGTTTCAAGATAAAAAAGCAAATGGAAGTACCCGAGAGCAATGTGCTTCATTTGATCAAAATAACAGTACTCGAGGAAGCAGTAGGATCTCTCAATCTGTTTTGGTTGATAATAGAGGATGTGGAAGTCTTGCAAATAATGGCCAGGCAAATAAAAATTTGGTAGGCAGGATGTATCCAGAACGTGAAGAAAATAAAGTTGTAGTGTGCGAGGAAAACTATCGTGTAAGATCTGTCCCAGCCATTAGCAACATGAGGAAATCAGCTGATTCTAGTGAATCCGAAGAAAGTCAGACTCCAAGCTCTCATCATAGTAAAGATGGTTTAAGCCTTAGCACCTGGCTTCCCTCAGAAGTTTGCAGCGTATACAATAAGAAAGGAATATCCAAACTCTATCCATGGCAG GTCGAGTGTCTTCAGGTAGAAGGTGTTTTACAGAAAAGGAATCTGGTATATTGTGCTTCTACAAG TGCTGGTAAAAGTTTTGTTGCAGAAGTCTTGATGCTGCGCCGGGTCATAACAACTGGAAAAATGGCATTGCTTGTTTTACCTTATGTATCCATTTGCGCTGAGAAG GCGGAACACCTTGAGGTCCTTCTTGAACCACTTGGTAAGCATGTTCGTAGTTACTATGGAAATCAGGGTGGTGCAACACTTCCTAAAGGCACTGCTGTTGCTGTCTGCACGATTGAGAAGGCAAACTCTTTGATAAATCGCTTGCTTGAAGAGGGTCGTTTGTCTGAACTTGGGATAATTATTATAGATGAGCTGCACATG GTGGGTGACCAACATAGGGGTTATCTTTTGGAACTTATGCTGACGAAACTTCGTTATGCTGCCGGTGAAGGCAGTTCAGAGTCAAGTAGTGGTGAGAGTTCAGGGAGTAGCAGTGGAAAAAATGATCCTGCTCACGGCCTACAAATCGTGGGTATGAGTGCTACAATGCCGAATGTTGGAGCAGTTGCTGACTGGCTTCAA GCAGCTTTATATCAGACAGAATTCCGACCAGTTCCGCTAGAGGAGTATATTAAAGTTGGTAACAACATCTATAATAAAAAGATGGAAGTTGTGAGGACTTTACCAAAAGCTGCTGATATGGGAGGAAAAGACCCGGACCATATCATTGAGCTTTGTAACGAG ATTGTTCAAGAGGGGAATTCAGTGCTGATATTTTGCTCAAGTCGAAAAGGATGTGAATCAACTGCTAGGCATATTGCAAAGCTCATTAAGAAAGTGCTTATAGACGTTGATGGTGAAAATAGCGAGTATATGGATATCACATCTGCTATTGATGCCCTGCGAAGGTCTCCATCTGGAGTAGATCCTGTACTAGAAGAAACTCTTCCTTTTGGGGTTGCCTACCACCATGCTGGCCTTACA GTAGAAGAAAGAGAGATAGTGGAGACCTGTTACCGTAAGGGTCTTGTACGTGTCTTAACAGCTACATCCACTCTGGCAGCGGGGGTTAACTTGCCTGCAAGAAGAGTCATTTTTCGGCAACCAATGATTGGGCGTAATTTTCTTGATGGAACAAGGTACAAGCAAATGGCTGGTCGGGCTGGGCGGACTGGGATTGATACAAAAGGAGAAAGT GTGTTGATTTGCAAACCAGGAGAACTCAAACGAATAATGGCACTTCTGAATGAGAGCTGCCCACCTTTGGAGTCTTGTTTATCTGAGGACAAGAATGGAATGACTCATGCAATATTAGAAGTTGTGGCAGGTGGAATTGTTCAGACTGCCAAAGATATACACCGCTATGTTAGGTGTACTCTTCTGAATTCTACAAAGCCCTTTCAAGATGTGGTCAGATCAGCCCAGGATTCCCTTCGGTGGCTTTGCCACAGAAAATTTCTCGAGTGGAACGAAGAGACAAAGTTATACACTACAACACCCCTCGGACGTGGAGCTTTTGGCAGTTCACTCTGCCCAGAGGAGTCGCTT ATTGTGCTGGATGATCTTCTAAGATCACGTGAAGGACTAGTTATGGCTTCTGATTTGCATTTGGTCTACTTAGTCACACCAATTAATGTTGGTGTTGAACCAAACTGGGAATTGTATTATGAACGGTTTATGGAACTGTCTCCTTTAGAACAG TCTGTTGGCAATAGAGTTGGAGTGGTCGAACCTTTTCTCATGCGCATGGCACATGGTGCAACAGTACGAACTCTAAACAAACCACAAGATGTAAAGAAGAATTTGCGTGGAGAATATGACAATCGGCATGGTTCAACGAGCAGTAAGATGCTTTCAGATGAACAGATGCTTCGAGTGTGCAAACGATTTTTTGTTGCCCTCATCTTGTCAAAATTAGTTCAG GAAGCTTCTGTATCTGAGGTTTGTGAAGCCTTTAAAGTGGCTAGAGGTATGGTTCAAGCGCTACAGGAGAACGCTGGAAGGTTTTGTTCCATGGTTTCCGTGTTCTGTGAGAGGCTTGGATGGCATGATTTGGAAGGATTAGTTGCCAAACTCCAGAACCGTGTATCATTTGGCGTGAGGGCTGAAATTGTTGAACTTACTAGCATTCCATATATAAAG GGTTCAAGAGCTAGAGCATTGTACAAAGCTGGCTTGCGTACATCTCAGGCGATAGCAGAAGCATCCATCCCTGAAATTGTCAAAGCTCTTTTTGAATCTTCGGCGTGGGCTGCAGAAG GTACAGGACAGAAAAGGATACAGTTGGGATTAGCCAAGAAAATCAAGAATGGGGCGCGCAAAATTGTTCTTGAGAAAGCAGAAGAGGCGAGGGCTGCTGCATTTTCTGCCTTTAAGTCGCTTGGTTTAGATGTTCATGGCCTGTCGAATCCCTTGCCGTTAGCTCCTACTGGGAATCCCAATGGTCAAGAAACTATTGAAAGAGACATTTCAGGGGGCTCTGTTTCTCCCAGTAGACTACAGCATTTTCCAGGACAATCTAGCTTGGAGGGGGACATGGAACGTGGAAACTTTGACAAGGATAATCACAGAGAAAAGCCAAGGGAAGTATCTGGTGCTGCCTTAGGAGTTTCATCAGAAGTTAACTTGAGCGCTCCTCTTCCTGATTTTCAACCTATAGGATCTACAGTTGGCACTGTTGGGCCTCATGCTGTTAGTATTCTTTCCAGCGATGACAGAGATATCAAAAACAAGGATAATGCTGAGCAGAAGTTGACGAGGAATGCCGCCGATATTCCTCTTAGCAATAAGGATAATGCAGGTGAAAAGGGTCCAATAACTGCAGGAAATATTCGTGGCGGATTTGATTCTTTCCTGGAACTCTGGGAATCTGCTGGGGAATTTTTCTTTGATATCCACTATAATAAACTTCAAGGTTTGAATTCCCGCATCTCTTATGAGATACATGGAATTGCGGTCTGCTGGGATAGCTCTCCTGTATACTATGTCAATCTTAACAAGGACCTTCTCAGCCAAGAATGTGCAGAAAAGCTTTCCAAGGATGTTGCTATTGGCAAGAAAGAGGTTTTGGGTACCCACGACATGTTTGATGTTATAAAATCTAGGTGGAACAGAATCAGTAATATAATGGGGAATGAAAAGACGAGAAAGTTCACGTGGAATTTGAAAGTCCAGATTCAAGTTCTTAAGAGTCCTGCCATTTCAATCCAAAGATGCACTCGCCTGAATCTTTCAGAAGGGATCAGGGATCTTGAGTTGGTGGATGGATCTTGGTTAGTGATGCCTCCGCTTCGCGTAAACCACACCATTGACATGAGCATCGTGACATGGATTCTTTGGCCAGATGAGGAAAGACACTCAAATCCAAACATAGATAAG GAGGTAAAGAAAAGACTATCGCCAGACGCAGCTGAAGCTGCAAATCGCAGTGGCAGGTGGAGGAATCAGATCCGAAGGGTTGCACACAATGGTTGCTGCAGGCGGGCTGCTCAAACGCGAGCCCTTTGTTCAGCTCTTTGGAAGATCCTTGTTTCCGAAGAACTTCTTGAAGCACTCACAACCACTGAAATGCCGCTG GTCAATGTCCTGGCAGACATGGAGCTCTGGGGTATAGGCGTCGATATAGAGGGATGCCTTAGGGCACGGAATATATTGCGGGATAAGCTGCGGTCCCTTGAGAAGAAAGCATTCGAATTAGCTGGCATGCCATTTTCATTGCACAACCCAGCTGATATTGCAAATGTACTGTTTAAACAGTTGAAGTTGCCCATACCGGAAACCCACAATGAAGGCAAACTTCATCCGAGTACTGATAAGCAGTGCTTGGATCTTTTAAG GAATGAGCATCCTATTGTCCCGATTATCAAAGAGCACCGCACTTTGGCAAAGCTCTTGAATTGTACACTTGGATCAATTTGTTCACTTGCTAAACTACGCTTGAGCACGCAAAGGTACACTTTGCATGGACACTGGCTTCAAACATCAACTGCAACTGGGCGGCTTTCCATAGAGGAGCCTAATCTCCAA TCTGTTGAGCATGAAGTAGAGTTCATACTGGACAAAAATGGAAATGAAGTAAATTCAGATGCTGATTGCTACAAAGTCAATGCGCGTGATTTCTTTGTTCCTACTCAG GAAAATTGGTTACTCTTGACGGCAGATTATTCACAGATAGAGTTGCGGCTTATGGCACATTTTTCAAGAGATTCCTCGTTGATTGCACAGCTTAGTCAGCCAGAAGGTGATGTCTTTACGATGATAGCTGCCAAATGGACTGGGAAGGCGGAGGAATCTGTTAGTCCGCATGATAGAGATCAGACCAAAAGATTGATCTATGGAATTCTTTATGGAATGGGTGCAAACAGACTTGCTGAACAGCTTGAATGCAGCTCAGATGAAGCCAAGGAGAAAATCAGAAGCTTTAAAAGTTCTTTCCCTGCAGTCACCTCTTGGCTTAACGAAACAGTTTCATTTTGCCAAGAAAAAGG ATACATTCAGACTCTCAAGGGAAGAAGACGGTTCTtgtccaaaattaaatttgggAATGCCAAAGAGAAATCTAAGGCTCAAAGGCAAGCTGTTAACTCCGTGTGCCAG GGATCTGCTGCTGATATAATCAAGATTGCGATGATAAACATATATTCTGCAATATCTGAGGATAATGACACTGCAGCATCTAGTTCTTCAACTGAGACTAGGTCTCACATGTTGAAGGGACGATGTCGAATTCTTCTACAG GTACATGATGAGCTTGTGCTGGAAGTTGATCCTTGTTACGTGAAAGAAGCTGCAATGTTGCTACAATCCAGCATGGAAAATGCGGTTTCACTTCTCG TCCCTCTACATGTGAAACTGAAGGTTGGGAAAACATGGGGTTCTTTAGAGCCGCTGCAAGGTTGA